The DNA segment GCCGCCGCGGACGCTGCGCCTGCCTGCGTATAAGGCCTTTCATCCGAACGCTATCGATATGAACGCTCACTCTCCCGACAACGCCAACGATAACGCCAACAACAACGCTGCGCTGCCCGAAGCGGCGCAGCGCGTGGCTGGCCTGCTGGCCGGCCTTGGCCACGACAAGCCCGTGGTCATGCTGCCCGCCACCGGCAAGACCTCGGCCGAGGCGGCGGCCGGCCTCGGCTGTTCGGTGGCCGAGATCGCCAAGTCCATCATCTTTCGCCGCGTCGCCGACGACGCGCCGGTGCTGGTGATCGCCAGCGGCAGCAACCGCGTCGACGAAGCCAAGGTCGCCGCCGTGGTGGGCCCGCTCGGCAAGGCCGATGCCAGGTTCGTGCGCGAGAAAACCGGCTACGCCATTGGCGGCGTCTGTCCTATCGGCCATGCGGTGGCGCCCGTCATGCTGCTTGACAGCGACCTGTTCCGCTACGACAGCCTGTGGGCCGCCGCCGGCCATCCGCACGCGGTGTTCAACCTCACGCCCCAGGAGCTGCAGCGCATGACCGGGGCCGAGGTGGCCGACGTGGCGCAGCGCCAGTCCGCATGAAGCCGCTGCTTGTACGCGTCATGCGCGTCATGCGCGGCATCCCGGGCGAGGGCTGAGGCGATGTCGCAAGCCACCCGCCTCGCCGCCGAGCTCACGCGCGGCGCGCAGGCCGCCCAGCGCGCGCAGCCCGTGCCGTCGCCGTGCCGCAACGTGTGCCGCATGGACGCCGCGAGCGGCTATTGCGAAGGCTGCCTGCGCACCATCGACGAGATCGCCGCATGGTCAGGCAGCGACGAGGCCGGGCGGCGCAGGATCTGGCTGCTGCTGGCGCAGCGCGCCGCGGCGTTGGCTGC comes from the Cupriavidus basilensis genome and includes:
- a CDS encoding DUF1289 domain-containing protein, which produces MSQATRLAAELTRGAQAAQRAQPVPSPCRNVCRMDAASGYCEGCLRTIDEIAAWSGSDEAGRRRIWLLLAQRAAALAARAAPGCIPPTT
- a CDS encoding YbaK/EbsC family protein, translated to MNAHSPDNANDNANNNAALPEAAQRVAGLLAGLGHDKPVVMLPATGKTSAEAAAGLGCSVAEIAKSIIFRRVADDAPVLVIASGSNRVDEAKVAAVVGPLGKADARFVREKTGYAIGGVCPIGHAVAPVMLLDSDLFRYDSLWAAAGHPHAVFNLTPQELQRMTGAEVADVAQRQSA